GTGTTTATGGTGCAAAGACTTCAGCCTACATAATCCATCTGTTTCTAGATGTTCCATTTTAACCATCATCGTGGTCTTAGTAATATCTAACAAAATTCTATATTTTAAAAATTATATTCAGGACGAATTTACAAACTTATTATTTTAAAATATATAATATAATTATTTAAAATATATTATTTGTAAAACTATTGAAGCTTGACTTTATTAGTATCATGCATATTGAGGAGCAATCAAATATTACTTATATTACAGACATGGCAGGAGGAAATTAGTATTTCTCTATTGGGTACAGACATACAACAATCTAAAAGCGTGTATGTGTTTCTTGGATTATTCCCTAACATGTTTTCAATAGAAATTTAGCATCCTTTATCAAAAAATAGAACTTTAGCACCGAAGTTTAAATCAATATATTTGTAGATCACTCTTAATCGACAGGGCGATGCCGCTTAGAATTTCAAGCGGAGGATATGTAAACTAAAATCACATATGAGTATCCACATTATGCACCACCGCATCAGACAgtttaaaaagaaaagaaaaacaaaagctgACAAACTTCGCTTAACGTACACTGACCCATTTAACGAGCGCCCCTCACCAATTTCCCTACGAACATGCGATCAGCTTTAACAGGTTGGAATACTTCGCCAAGGTGCTTGAAGCCTTGAAGGAGTAGCAGAGAGATAGTATCTTGAATTCTTGATACATGGACAACACGATGTGTGAATCAGTGGAATATTATAAGTATTTCTTTGTACCATATGCAGATACATTTCAGCTAATAGAAATTGTCTTATTTAGAATATACATACACATTTAGATAAAATTAAGAAGTTTTTTTTTTATAGAAAGGAGGACTACTATTTATTATAAAGAGTGTGTTGAGTCTTACTCATATTGTGCGCCAATAATCATATGATCATGTGGATATATAGGTTGCAGATGTTGCCCATCTCCAACTCAGCAGTGAATACAGCTATGGGCATATATGCTTCCGGAGGACCAGCGGGGTACTATGGATATTGGATACAGTCGGCTACTCAAGGTCACTTAGGATTGTTATTTTCAGGCTACTGCATGGCGACATATTAGCAGAATTCGAGATGGCTAGTTTTATGTACTTTTCATCTTTCGCTGGTTGATGGTGTTTCAACAATAGCACACGTTCCTTTGTAATAAGCACATGTGTTTACATTACTCTATTAAATAAATGGTtgtgtgcatcgattgatgcagaggctgggcacCGCTCACATATCAGAAAAAAACTCCATCCCCACAAATACTGAAACATTAAAGTGCCTATCATATCGAGATTAAAAAACAGAAACCGGACTTGTCTTTACGGTCTAGTTTCATTAAGAGCAAGAACAATATTATAGCTAGCAGCTGGCTATAGTGGtttgccatgtcatctatagctaaCTTGTAGCCATCATATATAATAGTAGACTCTAACAATGTACTACTTTATTAAAATATGACTCacttttcactctcacaaagtgcctaggagcgcGTGCCAGAGCTGACTCTTGCATAAGAGTCCACTTACCTTCTCTCTCCTATTCTCACTCCTCCAACTAAGTAAAGGTATAATATTTTATCTGTTATAACCAGctaactgtaccttattgtacctgCTCTAAGATGCACGTGATACCAtcggccggcgccggcgacgtaGTGATGGACAATGTCAACTTCCGGTGGCGCCGAGGCGAGTGATCACATAGCTAGATACGTACACCAATCGCTAACGACGATTTGCAGCTCCACCGATGGCATTGGTCCAATGCAAAGCCTCACGTGGTTATTGCCTGGTGCTAATGAGAATCTGTCAAAAGAGGGCTGCTCCGGTGCCCCCCCAACAAAAATCTGCAAGAGATGCGGCAGCTGGTGAAATAATTTTGTCCCGTGCAAGGGTACTCCAGCTGAGTATTATATGACTATCGATAGGTCAGTGGGTGGAATTTTTTCCGCAAAGAAAAAAAAGTTGTGCTTCTCCACCCTAGCAAGATAAGCCAGCACTAGTTGGCGGATGGAAAATACTAAACAAATCAACTGTGTGCTTGTTTTGTAATTTCGACACGGCCAAACACGGATATTAGCAAGCGACCAAATCCATGCATGTTCCTGACCCGGTATAGTCTTCCACGCGCGCGCGCACCCACCTTCCAAAGCTCCAATCGCCACCGGAAATCATACACCCGGCCATTGCCAGCTGCAGCAATGGTGATCTAGAATTATCTGTCCGGAACCAGCATGTATAAATGCCAATGCAGGAGCACGCACACAGCACATCAGATCGACAGAGCAAGCTAACCATGGCAAGCTTCAGGGTCTCCTTCCTCTGCCTCCTTCAGTTCCTCCTCCTCGCCCTTACCTCCGTCTCCGTAGAGGGCGCCAGCGACGAGTACAACACGTTCATCGTCCACGTGCAACCGCAGGCCAACCACATGCTGGAGACGGCGGACGACCGGAAGGCGTTGTACCAGTCGTTCCTCCCCGACCATGGCCGTCTCCTCCACGCGTACCACCACGTTGCCAGCGGCTTCGCGGCCCGGCTGACGCAGCGGGAGGTCGAGGCGATGTCTGCCCTGCCCGGGTTCGTCGCCGCGGTGCCGAACCGGGTATACAAGCTGCACACGACGCACACGCCACAGTTCCTCGGGCTGAATTCCCAGCAGGGCACGAGGAACAATTCCTTGGGATCTGGCGACGGCGTCATCATCGGGGTGCTCGACAGCGGCGTCACTCCCGACCACCCTTCCTTCAGCGGCGTTGgtatgccgccgccgccggccaagtGGAAGGGGAGGTGCGATTTCAACGGTCGCTCTGTGTGCAACAATAAGCTCATCGGTGCTCGCGTTTTCCACACTGCCGTCGGTGCTGGAAACGGCACCTCCTCTAGCGGCACGCCGCCGTCACCGATTGACGAGGTCGGACACGGTACGCACACGGCAAGCACGGCGGCGGGAGCAGTCGTACCAGGCGCTCAGGTGCTTGGACAGGGCAGGGGCACTGCATCCGGGATAGCACCCCGTGCGCACGTCTCAATGTACAAGGTGTGCGGCCTGGAGAACTGCAACAGTGCCGATATGCTCGCTGGCATCGACGCCGCCGTGTCTGACGGCTGCGACATACTCTCCATATCCCTTGGAGCTACTTCGGTGCCGTTCCACGAGGACAGCCTGGCCGTCGGCACGTTCGCCGCCGCAGAGAAGGGACTGTTCGTCAGCATGTCGGCTGGCAACTCCGGACCGAACTACACCACGATGGAGAACGAGGCGCCCTGGATGCTCACCGTCGCCGCGAGCACCGTGGACCGTTTAATCCGCAGCACCGTGCGCCTTGGGAACGGACTCACCTTCGATGGCGAGTCAGTGTACCAGCCAGATTTCTCGGCGACCGTCTTGTACCCGCTGGTCTTCGCGGGCTCGAGCTCGACACCTGACGCCAAATTTTGCGGCAACGGCTCCCTGGACGGCTTCAACTTCAAGGGCAAGATAGTGCTCTGTGAGCGTGGCAACGACGTGCCGAGGCTTGCGAAAGGTGCCGAGGTGCtgagagccggaggcgttggcatGATTCTGACCAACCAGTTCATTGATGGCTTCAGCACCCAAGCCGACCTGCACGTCCTCCCGGCGTCGCACGTCAGCCACGCCGCCGGTGCGGCAATCCTGAGCTACATCAAGTCGACGGCGAGCCCGGTGGCGCAAATCACCTTCGGAGGCACGGTCCTCGGCGCGTCGGCGTCCCCTGCCCCGGTAATCACTTCCTTCTCCTCTCGCGGGCCCAGCACGCTGAACCCCGGAATTCTCAAGCCGGACATCACGGGCCCTGGCGTGAACGTACTCGCGGCCTGGCCATTCCAGGAAGTCCCACCGTCGCTGGGAGAGCAAACCGGGCCGACATTCAGCTTTCAGTCCGGAACGTCAATGTCTACACCACACCTCAGCGGTATCGCCGCGTTGATCAAGAGCAAGCACCCGGAGTGGTCGCCGGCAGAGATCAAGTCGGCCATCATGACAAGCGCTGACAACACCGACCGCTCCGGCATGCCAATACTCAACGAGCAAAATATGGCTGCCGACTTATTCACCATTGGTGCCGGCCATGTCAACCCAGAGAAGGCCATGGACCCCGGTCTAGTATACGACATTACACCTGCCGACTACATTGGCTTCCTCTGTGGCTTGTACAGGAACAACAAGAATGTCTCGGTGATCGCGCGTAGAGTGGTGGACTGTTCGGACATCAAGGTGATCCCGGAACGCATGTTGAACTACCCATCCATCTCCGTCATATTCCCGCCATCGTGGAAATCAACAACTCCGATTTTGGTGGAACGCACGGTGAAGAACGTTGGAGAGGTGCCAGCGGTATACTACGCTCGGTTTGACCTGCAAGAACATGATATCAACATCAGCGTCGTGCCTGCATCATTACATTTCACCAAGGCGAACCAGGTGAACACTTACACGGTGACCATATGGCCGACGAAGGGCAGTGCTTCCATGGTGGTGCAGGGCGCGCTTCGATGGGTGTCACACAAGCACACTGTGAGGAGCCCCATCTCAGTCATGTTTATCGGACAATAGAGATATTGTAACTGTAGTTGCGTATGTGCAATGCATGCTTTATTTAATGTACTTCTATTACTAGTAAGcgtgcacgtgcaatgcacgtctttAAAATGAAAATATTTATTTTATTATACTATTTATATTTTAATGAAATGTTTTTACCTACTCTTTATTCGATGAGGCAGTAGATAGGTCCTAGCGCTGTATGTGTCATATGTTAAAATCTAAGGGATAGATTTTGCTTTCGCCATTTTTGAAGTTCCGACTTATCATCATTCGTTTTCGAGTCCACTAAAATAATAACTTTTGCTCTAAACTATGAAAGGCTTTTTTGGCGGTGTGTTGCAAGGAATAGAACACGTACGCTAACTGGAGATGAGGCGATCAAGGAGACGATTAGGGTTTCCGGTCGCCTCCCGTTCGTGCCGCCGACCTGCCAAAATTCTGTGGCCTTCAAGCCATTGATGCTGGGTGGATCTCGGTCCCTATCGCCGAGGTGACACtcaggtggtggcggcggcgtcttttCCAATAAAGCCTCCCCGGCTTCACCCCCATCTCAACGGCGACATTAAAAAGGTTGTGGGAGTGATGTGGTTCTCGGGGGCTTCTTCTGGCTGGGGGATCTTCAGATCTCCATGGAGCTTCATCGATGcttattccttcgtctttgtctcCGATACAGATGTTATCTTCTTGACCTGTTCGGCGGCTTTCTGCCCGTAACCAACAACGGTAGGACGGCTCAGGGAGGAGCGGCAGTGGCGGCTCGCCGTTGACATGGCTTGGAGGGTGAAGACAAAGTCCATCTCAAGAAtttttattgtaattttcttttttgtTGGATGCTTCGTACGAATATTTCTTTTAATTCGATGGTTCTATCCGTAAAGAAAAAGTTGTTTTTTAAATAATAATGTAACATAGAATAAATTCCATGATAGAGAgtgagacacatgttcacatgaagACACATCGCTCAGTCGGCCAGTCTCTTATTCTTGTGAAAAGAAACAAAAATGCCCAAATCAGACAAATCGCTCGTGTGTCTcaccatctcactctctctcaACTCTCAAGCTCTTGTCTCATCATCCCCGCCGCCGGCGAGGACCTCCCActgcctccccccccccccccccaccgctCACGACTAGCCCCTGGCCTGCCTCCCCCCGCCACTGCCTCCCTTTCCTCGCGCCGCATAGAGTCTAAGCCCGAGGATGCATTGGAGATCCTGCGGAGAGCAGACAAGGTCGGCATGCGAGACCCCGAGCTATAAATCGACAGAGTTCTCCATCGAATTTGCGGCAGGGGCCAACGCGCACGCCTTGGAGGGCTCCACGGGGCCGGCCTTCTCCTCTCGCGGGACAAGCGTCGGTGAATCGCAGCAAGTGCAGAGGGACGGCGCTGAGGATGACGTGCGTGCGTCCTACTTTTTACGTGCCTCTCCAACGCTCACCGCATCTCCACAAGGTTAGTTTCCTCTAATCTCCGCATTCGCGAAATAACAATTATTCGATTTGCACGTGTTGTATCTATGCAATTTATATCCCTTTTTCAAATTGTAAATAGGTTGTTTCCTACACAGTAAATAAATGGTCCTAGCTGATGCCGTGATTTTTGATTGTGGAGAACTCCCTAAAGGTGCTACtgaggctgctcatagtggggagtaacttagactagtaacatatgtcatgttactagtgggtagtaacttatatgttgtgtcatgcattgtgtcatttattatgttgtagactcattttaccttggggtgtgtgatgttatagtaacatagctagttaccacctcactctctttcttcatttattcgcatgccatgtcaccaaaatgcc
This Lolium perenne isolate Kyuss_39 chromosome 1, Kyuss_2.0, whole genome shotgun sequence DNA region includes the following protein-coding sequences:
- the LOC127309309 gene encoding subtilisin-like protease, whose translation is MPMQEHAHSTSDRQSKLTMASFRVSFLCLLQFLLLALTSVSVEGASDEYNTFIVHVQPQANHMLETADDRKALYQSFLPDHGRLLHAYHHVASGFAARLTQREVEAMSALPGFVAAVPNRVYKLHTTHTPQFLGLNSQQGTRNNSLGSGDGVIIGVLDSGVTPDHPSFSGVGMPPPPAKWKGRCDFNGRSVCNNKLIGARVFHTAVGAGNGTSSSGTPPSPIDEVGHGTHTASTAAGAVVPGAQVLGQGRGTASGIAPRAHVSMYKVCGLENCNSADMLAGIDAAVSDGCDILSISLGATSVPFHEDSLAVGTFAAAEKGLFVSMSAGNSGPNYTTMENEAPWMLTVAASTVDRLIRSTVRLGNGLTFDGESVYQPDFSATVLYPLVFAGSSSTPDAKFCGNGSLDGFNFKGKIVLCERGNDVPRLAKGAEVLRAGGVGMILTNQFIDGFSTQADLHVLPASHVSHAAGAAILSYIKSTASPVAQITFGGTVLGASASPAPVITSFSSRGPSTLNPGILKPDITGPGVNVLAAWPFQEVPPSLGEQTGPTFSFQSGTSMSTPHLSGIAALIKSKHPEWSPAEIKSAIMTSADNTDRSGMPILNEQNMAADLFTIGAGHVNPEKAMDPGLVYDITPADYIGFLCGLYRNNKNVSVIARRVVDCSDIKVIPERMLNYPSISVIFPPSWKSTTPILVERTVKNVGEVPAVYYARFDLQEHDINISVVPASLHFTKANQVNTYTVTIWPTKGSASMVVQGALRWVSHKHTVRSPISVMFIGQ